GGGAACTGTCTGTCATCCAAGTACAGCACAGCTTTTTCAACAGCCAACTGatgaatcttgatctgatgaagGAACAACTTTACACGCACACAAATGATCCATCAACAGCAAGCTTTGTTGAATTCAGAAGTAGtcggttttctttttttttatcaCAATATTTTGAAATTAAACTGATTAATAGCCATATAGATTTGCCCATTGTCGTTAATAACTACTCCAACTTTAAGATTTACAAACTTATTTAAATAGGACTACTGAAGCAAAACCCCTAACTTGTAAAGGCATTTCACATTGAATTCTGGATTGATAAACCTAGTGTACTTCAAGAAAAtacaaatattttatttgcttcatcaaacaaacaaaaaataATGTACAAGGCCTATGAGGTAAAAAGATCTTACTAGATCAAAACCTATCACATTACTAGAGGTTACATGAAGAGCTATGTCAGAAGTATCTGTAATTGTGTTGCAACAGGAGCTCCAGAAAACAATTGGCTGATTTGAGATTAGAGTATAAAAAAGGTGCAATTAGTTAGGCTCAACAAGAAAGGATTGGATAGCTAGCTAGCATTCTGAGATTAAGCAGTAATAACGCATCATGACTGCAAAAATTGAGTACGGATTGACGCTTTGATAATGAATTGAAGGAATTAAAACTGGAAATTACCATCCACATTTCCTGACAGCCTTTCTCCAGCCTCGAATAGAAACCTTGCTCCGCTGGGGTGAAAATTATTTTCCCCATCTGAATTGTCTTAGGTGGCAATTTAATGATTGGTTCTCCATTTATGTGTGTCTCTGTATGCAAAAAAGTACAAGTATATCAATGATAGAACAGAACAATGAATGAAGAATCAGGGTAAAGCCGAAGGTAATGAAAGAGCATATTACAAAGGATGCAAACTTATGAAAGTTCCTTAAAAAGTCATACAGGAAGAATGAAAAATAACATCGAAATAAAATCAATGAGCCTAGCATCAATTTTCTTCCTCAAAATAAAGAGGAAACAGATTCTTTAACTATGTATCCCCCTCGTTCAGTTTTCCAGTTCTCTGATGTCCTTCATAATTTTGGTAATTAGCCCCAATAAAATTAAACAGATCTATACTAAAAACAAGATGAGAAACAGGTGAAGTTAATTTTGCACCAGTAGTATGCTCAATTCACATGCAGGCAGAATGCAAATGTATGTAACCATAATGGTGGTGTTAAAAAGTGATATAGAACTGCAGACACACAAACAGTCAAAGCACATTATTTCACATTTCATGCGCTGCAGAAGAACTACTCTCAACAGTATTTCAAGTTCCGTTTTGCCGAGACTTGCATATGTAGAATTTTGATTCTTTAACAAAAAGCAAAATGAACTATATTCAGAATATGGTATACATTTCAAGAAGCACAAATAGCTGTAGAAATCATCCAATTTATTCTGCAAAGGTGTTCCTGACATGCACCATTTCCTTTCACCTTCCAATTTCCAACAAGCTTTGGCCACCAAAGAATTGCGGTTTCTTATTTCATGAGCTTCATCGAGCACAACTCTAAACCATCGTACCGCGGCAACCGGTTTGCTTTTATGGTCATCTGAATCACTTGGTTTCTTCGCAACCCCCTGTTAGGTTTAGGAATCGCTAGAGTGTTGGAATCAGAGGGTGAGgccgagagagagggagagagaagagaggagagggaggagtaGAGGACCGTCGGTTTTCACTGTAGAGGAGCTGACGGCGAAGTCGAAGTCGAGATTGACGAGGtggccgacggcgaggtggtgATGAGGTTGGAGACGATGTAGCAGTGATGACGGCGCGGTGTAGAGGGCGGCGGacttcccgtcgcttcagcgcTGGATCAATCGGGATCTAGGGTTGTGCTATTTCAGTGAACCTTGGGCCATGTGCCTCATTTCCCCTTTTAtagcgctgcgcgacggggccTTGCCAACCGTGTTGGGTTggacgcccccgatcagggcgcgatCAAGGAGTCCGACACGGTCGTTGGACCATGTCAGATTAGATCAATCCTAACACCCCCTTCTTCCTGGAACGGAATTGTTGCTTCACAATCCCATGTGGTGATCACAACATCATACTTAGCCAGCTCTTCTGGGTCCATGGCCCTTGAACATCCATGATAAACAAGAGCAGACAATGTAGCATCCTTTGTAACCTTATGAGACAACTCCTCCTCCCATTGTGTCAGAATGCATTTCGGGCACACTAGAAGTGTTGCTCCTGCTGGCTTGGCCATGTACGTGGACCTCAAAGGTTGAAACAGAGGATGACATTCTATCCACATCACGCAGCTTAACATCGGTGGCatgacatgatggtttttgacGAAATAACAAGCTTGCAAAAGCTCCTAATAACTTCATAGGTTGATCCTTCATCTCCTTGTCAACAACGATGGCTGCTCTATCTGAATCATTAGACATGAATTTGGAGTGCTGAGTCCTCTCCTTCAGAATAAGAGCAATCACTACTATTGTCTTTCCAAGTCCCTGTTACAAGAGGTAGTAGCCTGTAAAACATGACTGTGAGCTTGAAAGTCAGTAAAACGTAGGGGATCTGGTAGCATGATTAATGGCTGTTGAAAGTCAGAAATGACCTGTTCATCCGCCAGAATTCCACCTGCacaatgttttttttttgcgacCATGCCTAAGCACGTTTTTATTAAGAGGAGGAAAGGAGTTTACAACAGGCAACAGGCTCAAGGGGCTCGCGATGGCGAGCTCCTCTAACCAGGTTCAGGTCCAAAACAATTAAGCTATTACATGAACCAAATTTTGCGACCTAAAGCTAAGAGCCTCCGGGAAAAGCCTCTGAAGGTGCCTGAAACCTGCGTAAATTGTTCTCCCGGAGAAGCATCCAATTCTGTGCCATTCTCTTTGAAACACGGAAAATGGTTACCAATGAACAAAGGTATCAGGAATAAacagaggaaaaaaaaaagagttagAGTAAACTCCACAGTATGTCCTGAATCAACACAGGGTTCCTAAACTTATGTAATGCATATCTAGATACATAAACTTGTATAAGCTAGCAGGTCAACAAAGGTCCAACCACCCTTATTTAGGATAATCTTTATCCTTCAGATAAATCACTACCTTTCCTGCCATATCACAAAATGTTTGCCGATTAACTTAGCTTTGTACCTGCCTTCTTATCTTACTTATATTAGATTATTAAGGGTCTGGTTTGCAAAAGTTTAAGGACCTATAGTGCATTTCGTTCAAAAGAAAACTTGTAGTTAACAAGTGAAGGTTGCTTACCTGATGCTTGTGGAGCGTAACTGACATGCCTTCCTCAGATAGATCTTGTTCCACATTCTCGATGGATGGACTGcataaattaaaaaaaaatccgGTAGCATATATATTGTTCCTGTAGTCTCGGGGCTAACGCGTTACCGTGAACTTGCGTGCTTCGATGGACCAGAGATTACATACCTGCAGCTGGAGGTATTCCTCGTAGACAGCTCTCTCGCTAGGATGAGAGAAACCTTCTTCCTCTGGTTGGCTTCTCTTGTCGCGGCCATCGACATCTTCAAAGCCATTATTACAGCTGGATGGGAACAATGGCGGCATGACCCGATAACTTCGCATGCCGGGGCGAGAGATCCTGGATGGAAATGGCGGGGCCAGAAAGCTTGCACGTCTGGCATCATCTGAAAGTTTACAGCAGGGGAAGTGATATGATGAACTTGTAGGTCACAGTTTATTTGCACAATTGCACCTCCCGGAGTGAACCGGTGGTTGGTGGTGATGCCAGTGGCCATGGAGATGCGCCGAAGGGGAAGGAGGCATGCATGGGTGCTTTGCTTACCGGCGATGGCTACTCATCGAGGCCCCTCTGGCGCGGACCCGGCGACGCTGGGTTCGCAGCAGCTGGGCGCGTCCCGCCGCGGCGGGCAACGGAGCCTGAGCTCACCCGGCGAGCGGAACCGCGCGAAGCAGCGCCAGCGCCACCGGCATCTATGGGGCTCGCGTCGAGGTCGAGAAGGCCAAGGGACGGACACTGCCGCCTCTCTCGGCACTCCATATAGTACAGCTACTGTACATTTTTCGTATTCGACCTCTACTACTAAAGAAAATAGGTGAGCGTAGATCTTGGCTCATTGCTCTACTACCAGCACAGTGTCGAAGTAAgggggttaagtgtaaagcAGAACCAAGTAGTACTgaagtctgaactctgaaccGACTCTTGGGCTTCCTGccactcaaaaaaaaaagactcTTGGGCTTCCTGACACCGCGCGTGCCCGTGCCATCCGGCGGTGGCAAAGTAGCAACCATCCTACGCACAAAACACTACTGTATTGACCGCATGGGCGTCTGGAAAAGTCTGCGGCGCCATAAAAGTCAGGTATTCCGaagccaaaagaaaaaaaaaagccaGCGGCTTCAGTGGCTTACGGTTCATTTGGGCCTCGATTTATGAAACGACTTTGCACTTTAGTGCCGGAACAATGTCGCTGTAGTGCTTTCGCAGGTGAAGCAGAAGCCGGTGGAAGTTCTTCCAGACGAGCCAATAGAAACTATAGAACCTTTTTTTCTGAACATAGAACTTTGCAATTCTTTTAGCAACTATCCAAATGTCGGCTAAACCTACTCTCACAAATTCACAGTGGAGCACCGGTCAACTTCCAATATCTGCAACCGTTATTTACAGATGATAGCTATATTTAAATAGCTCTCGGGCCCTCAAACCTATACCTTTGAAATCGCCAAACTGAATAAACCTAGCATATTTATATATGAACATACAATGCCCCCCTGTGATTATTCATCCATTCCATTACCAATACTGTTGTCAGGCAGCCTAACTTGCTCGTTTTCTGCTCTCCATGAAAATCCTCGTGAGTTGCCTGCGATCCATTTATGCCTTGAACCGAACAACAATGCATGATATGTCATCTTTACTCTGTCTTTTTAGCGCTTCGGCAGTTAATTGCCTGGCAGCTGCATATGGATCCTTGTACCTTTTGGCCAAATCGACAACCTCCTGATTGTTCATCACCTGGTGATGTCGATAAAAGGAAAAGTATTAAGAATGCAGCCATGGATATGCTTCCGATCAGCTATATTCTGCCCATTTGGAAATTTTGAAATAACAAGCCACACCTTCCAAAGGCCGTCGCTCGCGAGGACAAGTAGCTCCGCAGTGTGATCTATGTCTTCAACTTTTATATCGGGCTCTGATCTCAACAGTGATTTTAGATTCCTGTCTCCAAAAGCTCTGGAGACAGCCAACTGACCACATACCCGAGGAACATCTCCTGAAATTTAGAGTGTTAGATTCAATATGCTGTCATGCTTCTGCTTATTTTTAAGGCACATGGTCTTGCTTAACTGCTTATCTAGGAATAGCATCTTAAAGGATAACAATTGTATAGAGAGTTTCCAAAAGACAAAGAATTACAAGTAATGCCACTACACCTTACTATAATTAGGACTCCTTAATATATGTCAATGCTAATATTGTAATTTTCAATTTCGAATTATTCCTTGCAAGGAAGTGCATAAATTGACTACTGCTATGTTTCTATCAACACTGCCCATAATGGCATAACACTGTTGTTTCAAACTATCACAATACAAGAACTCACTGCTTACATTATTTTGACATGCAACGCATCATTAAGCCATTAGCAGCATCCTTTTTGTTACAAAATGTATGGTTTTATCAAAACATACTTTGAACCATCCAATAGTAAGCTAACCACATGATGTTGTACAGTGAACACTTGCATATGACTAGTAGCAAAGATTAAAATAAGTAATCATGTAGCTGAACTTGGCTAGTAGACAGTTTTTTATTTTCCCTACCTAAAAGCCTTCCACTAATACCGTTAAAAAAATATCTCACTAATATTGTGAATTTGAAATGTTCAAATGCTCTGGAACAAGACCAGTGAACTGAGTATTGAAAAGTTGATCAGGCACCTGAATCTTTTAAATCAAGGTACCGTGCTTAAATGTAAACCATTGAGGACACACCTGGCATGTTTGAAACAAAGCCACCCCTATTTTCAATTACGCTGCGCTCAACATTCGGATCATGGTCTACTGACATCTGTATGGGCTCACCACCTTTCAAAAGAACAGCTCTTGAATCCCCAACATTAGCTACCCATAACTTCCTGCCATTTACAAGAATGGCAGTTACGGCAGTGGAGCCACCTTGTCCCAAATCCGGAGTATGCGACAAAATAGCTTGGTCTGTTTTTTCATAAGCTTTTGTGATCGCTCTATCTGTATGTGTCCAAAACTCTTCCTAAAATAGCCTGATAAGAATAAGATCACCACACCGCTAGTGAATCTCATTGAAACAAAAGCTTAAAACTTACTTCTTTCATAATATTTGAAAACAAATTCTTCTGTAAATACGCAGGAACAGTATCTCCTAGATGGCCGTCAAAAATAGCAAAAAGACCAAGCTCGTTTCCTTTCACATCAACAAGATCGGCGACATGATAGTCCTCCATCGGATGATTCGTCATCCCTCTTACAAGATTGTAGCCATAGCAGACCTTGACTTGCCCTTGACAGCCTTTCCCTTTACCAGATGCTGTCGACCCATGCCCCGTGAACTGTACACAAGCAGAACAATCAGCATGGGTAATGTGGTTGAAGTGTTAATATGATATAAGTTGCAGTAGTCATCCTAGCTTACTAGCAAGCTTCTGAATAAAGATATATCATGAACCATCTTACTTTTTAGAGTATTTCCAGGTGGAGGGTGACAAATTAATGAAACTCGTGTCGCTGGATAGTATTTTGTACCAATAAGTCAATAGTAGCCACTAGTAATTACTAGTACCACAGGAATACATAATTATAATTAATTGACAAAAGCTTCAGAACAATTCCATATATGCCGCAAACAATCAACGAAATACGTGCCAGCAGAAACTGATCGAAAGAGGGCTTACCTCTGAGCGAACGGCTCCGAAGCAGCAGAACCTTGCCATATCTGGGTAATTCCCTCTCAGCTCCAATCCAGGAACTGAAATTTAAAAAATGAAACAAAAGGGGAGGGCGAATTCAGAGGTCCCCACAGCCACCGAGAGACAGTATCCCACCAGGGCCTGAGCCAGTATCGGACCTGGGTGTCCACCCGATAGAATTTTTGCAAAAACTCGAAGTCAGTAGGCATCATGCATATACtcagatccgaatacaaataAGCCCAATTAGGGTTCGGGGTGCTCAATCGGTTTCGCACGGCAGCAAGggaagagaagagaagggaTACCTGGCGCGcgcggatggcggcggcggcggcggcgtcgctggCCCAGTCGTCGCCGCAGGGAAAGAAAGGCGCGCTAGAGGGGAGGCGAacggaggaagaggggagagagTGGAGGGGGACAGCAGGTGGGAGGAGAGGATGGCAGTTGCAGGTCGCCACTGGCGCAGGAGTCGTCGCCCAGCCGTCGCCGCTACGGTGCTGCTGGTGCACAGCACTGGTGGGTTGGAACGGGTCAACGCAAAAGTAGtttgacccccccccccccccccccccaacactACTTATTTATTTTGGATTCTAGGCTTTGGGCTGGCGTGGCCCACAGTGCAATCCTCAGCCCAGATGGCCCAACGGGTACCCGAAACTAGCCCACCggagctgctgctgccgctgcaaTGCTCGAATGCTTGCTTGATGCttgaattttttttgaaaaagggttaaaaatattaaattcgaaaaagggtgccgttttgaaaatttttgaaaaatgggtacctcccgcctgatcaacgggcgggaggcgtgggaccggacacctcccgcccatccaacgggcgtgAGGTGCCAAATCTTTTCTCAggccctcccgagggcctcttcgcgaataagaaattttcttattcgcgaagaggcccctaagACATCCCGCCCGCCCGTTGTAagacatcccgcccgcccaacgggtgGGAGGTGCTCActttcttattttttgttcaatttatgttttacaaattATTTAAAATACTTTTtgaaatacaagatttattcaccGTACTCTTCTGTGTACATAAAAaaatttagttcaattttacgaagaagattatggtatctaaaactcgtacgaagatggttaagcgataacgttttgcaacgtagaatccaaatattacgatagtacgatacatcaagccattaaaaataaaatagtatgatacaaaaaatagtttaaatatacagagtccaccgaatcaggagtatctactccgcctgtcccgatcctcgcgctctcttggtcctcccccTAGTCCTatgccgtcggcgtatgtgcccctccgagtacgtgagtgcatctgaagcacggtgaggacgaggcggaggaggcgccggcgtGAACGAGTCATCCTAGAACTGTGGAGGTGGAGCGGCATACATCTAGGAGAGGCCAATGATGTCTggctcagcgccgccgccctccaactCCGACAAACTGACGGAGCCgccgtcccagtccggcacaccgaacagaccaccgtgtgcaagagctcccatcgaccacgcatgctgagtatagccctgagaatacggagcagctggcgtcgaacccgataggagagacgttcctggagcat
The sequence above is drawn from the Panicum hallii strain FIL2 chromosome 7, PHallii_v3.1, whole genome shotgun sequence genome and encodes:
- the LOC112901092 gene encoding probable protein phosphatase 2C 41 isoform X1, encoding MARFCCFGAVRSEFTGHGSTASGKGKGCQGQVKVCYGYNLVRGMTNHPMEDYHVADLVDVKGNELGLFAIFDGHLGDTVPAYLQKNLFSNIMKEEEFWTHTDRAITKAYEKTDQAILSHTPDLGQGGSTAVTAILVNGRKLWVANVGDSRAVLLKGGEPIQMSVDHDPNVERSVIENRGGFVSNMPGDVPRVCGQLAVSRAFGDRNLKSLLRSEPDIKVEDIDHTAELLVLASDGLWKVMNNQEVVDLAKRYKDPYAAARQLTAEALKRQSKDDISCIVVRFKA
- the LOC112901092 gene encoding probable protein phosphatase 2C 41 isoform X2; this encodes MARFCCFGAVRSEFTGHGSTASGKGKGCQGQVKVCYGYNLVRGMTNHPMEDYHVADLVDVKGNELGLFAIFDGHLGDTVPAYLQKNLFSNIMKEEEFWTHTDRAITKAYEKTDQAILSHTPDLGQGGSTAVTAILVNGRKLWVANVGDSRAVLLKGGEPIQMSVDHDPNVERSVIENRGGFVSNMPGVSSMVYI